A genomic stretch from Astatotilapia calliptera chromosome 4, fAstCal1.2, whole genome shotgun sequence includes:
- the LOC113020323 gene encoding elongin-B isoform X2, translated as MDVFLMIRRHKTTIFTDAKESTTVYELKRIVEGILKRPPEDQRLYKDDVLLNDSQTLGNCGFTNQTARPQAPATVGLAFRLSDDSFEQLRIEPFSTPPELPDVMKPQDSGSTANEQAVQ; from the exons ATG GATGTGTTTCTAATGATCCGACGTCACAAGACGACCATCTTCACAGATGCCAAAGAGTCAACCACAGTCTACGAACTGAAGCGCATCGTGGAGGGCATTTTAAAGAGGCCACCTGAAGATCAGAGGCTTTATAAG GATGACGTGCTGCTTAATGACAGTCAAACTCTTGGAAACTGCGGCTTCACAAATCAGACAGCCCGGCCTCAGGCCCCGGCCACGGTGGGATTAGCGTTTCGTCTGAGTG ATGATTCCTTTGAGCAGCTGAGGATTGAGCCCTTCTCCACTCCCCCTGAGCTCCCCGACGTCATGAAGCCCCAGGATTCAGGCAGCACAGCCAACGAGCAGGCTGTACAGTGA